The genomic DNA TAATTTTGCCTGTTTACGCGGACTAATAAAGAATTTATAGTCAGATTTTCGCATATCGCTTACAAACTTGTTGGTAATGACATTTTTCATGAAATAAATGAAATCGGGTATCTCAATCTTAACTTCTTTATTCTTGTTACGGACAATATCCGACAAATAAATAATTTGATTAAAGGGAATTTTTTTATCAGGTTCTATCGCCTTACCCCTGCTGAATGCATAGGTATGGTCAATCAACAATTGCTGGTATACATTATCGTCTTCAGGGATAATTGACTTATAGGTAAATCGGTCTAAAATAGCTTCGGTAACTTCATTCATGCGCATGTAGTTGGCAGTGGCTATAGCGGTGTGTATAGCAACATCAATCTGCTCAGGGCCGTTTATGAATTTTCTTTCGTTTAATACCGATAGCAATGAACGCAACACCACATCACTGGCATCAAAAAATTCATCTAAGAAAACCAAATTTGCTTCAATTATTGAACCGTGAATATTATGCCGTATACGCCCTTTTTTGAATTCTTCAATATTATACGGTCCAAAGTAATTGTCAGGGGTTTGTTCCTTGCTTGCCTGTGAAGCAAAGACTCGCACATTGTCAAATGTGTTAAATATATAATTTGCCAGATACGATTTTGCCATACCTGTTCGCGATAGAAGAAGCATGTGCTCACGTGTCAGTATGGCGTACATTGCCTGTTTGATGATTTCCTCGCGGCCAATTACATTTTTGGCAATACGTTCCATGTGCCATTTCAGATACTGTATGGTGCTTGGAATATCGGTTGCTTCAGCCTCAATTGCTTTGGGCAGTATTTCAGGTTTTTTGCCAGGCAGTTTTTCCATCTGCTGGGTGGTGACATGCTCAGTTTTTACTGTTTGCTTTTCTTCTGGCTGTAAATCCTTTTTTTCTTCATCAGGTGCAATGATAATATATCCTTCCTGATCAAGGAGTGATTCAGCATCATTGAGGTAATTTCGTTGTGCAGGGTTTTGCGATTTCATATAGTCCCCCTTTTAGTCAATAGCTGGAAGTAGTATTTTAAATGAAGTACCCTCACCAGGGGCGCTTTTAACTCCAATTGCTCCGCCATGGTTGTTTATAATTGTATAGGTGACCATTAATCCCAATCCTGTAGATTTTGGACCTTTTGTGGTAAAAAATGGCTGAAATATCTTTGAAAGATTTTCAGGCGGGATGCCAATGCCGGTGTCTTCAATGGTAATGCTGGCAAATTTTTCACCATTCTTCAATACGCTGCCTACATTAATACGGATTTCTCCTTTATTGGGCATTGCTTCTTCAGCATTGCTTATGATATGCAATAAAGCCTGTATAAGCTGGTTTTTTCTGCCTTTGATTTTGGGGCTTTCTTTTGGGTATGCCGTGTTGATAATAAATCCACTTTTTTGCAGACGATTCAGTGTTATCTGAATGGGATGGCTTGTTATCAGTTTATGTACTTCAAATGTTTCAACATCGTCATCGCCAGGTTTTCCTAAATTCAACAGCTGCTCGGTTATCTGACCAATACGGGAAAGCTCATCCTTCATTGATTTGACATAATCGTGAACAGGACTTGTTTCGGGTATATTGTTTTCAATAAAGTTAAGGTCGATAGTTAATAGGTTAATGGGCACTTTAAGTTCATAAGCAACCCCCGCAGCAAGCAATCCCATTGCAGAAAGCTTTTCAGCTCGTTGCATGCGTTTCTGTATCTGTGCTTGTTCAGTTGCGTCTTCAATCATTATTAAGATACTTTTTACCTTTTTATCAAAGTCCAGGATGGGATTAGCCCTAACATTAAGTGTTAATTCTCGGTCCTGGTTGCTAGGCTGGTAGGTAAGATTTTTAATATATACGGGTTTCTTTTGAGTAGCTATCTCTTCTAAATATTTTTTCAAGTCAACGCTGAAACCGGGCATTTCGGTTAAGTTCATGCCCACTCGTGTTTCATCTGGTCCATAACCAATAATACGGCGTAATGCTGGGTTTTCAGTAAGGATAATGCCTGTAGGATCAATGGTAAAGATTCCAATAGGTGAATTGTTTATAATTTCATCATTTAGTGTTGATAGGCGTTTTAATTCTTCAGCCTGCCGTAATTGCTCTTTAATTTTTTCTTCAAGCCTGCGAGAACTTTCTTTAAGCTTTTTCTCCATTAAGTGCATTTCGGTAATATTGCGCAAAATGCCAAAAAGCCCGGTGATGTTGCCTTCATCATCCTTGATAGGTGCAAGATTTGCCATCAGGTATACAGGATTCCCATCCTTGTCAAATGTCTTCATCTTTTCGTTGTGGATTGATTTTCCTTCAAATAATATTTGATTGAATACTGTTGTAGCTCTATCAAGTTCTATGGCAGGTAAGTATAACGAAAAATGCATGCCAATGGCATCTTTTCTGCTTACCGGGAACAAATCTTCCATAGCCCTGTTGCGATAAATCATATTCCCTTCACTGTCCAGTACAAAGATGATGTCATCAGCAGCCTCTACTAATCTTTTGAAATCCACCGGCTCTTCCTGAACTCCTTTTTGAAGCAGATCAATCTTTAATTGAAGCTGCTGTACCAGTTTAATGAGTTCTTCCTGAGAAAGTTGTTGTAATGTTTTGGTATCCATACTTACTTACCTGAACTTGGGATTTTGTGGGCCACTTAATGTGGTAAAGAACCAGACTTCAAGAACCAGGCTGAAAATTGTTCCAATTAGGAAAGCTATAGCAAACGTTGGAAGGTCCATCATTAAAATATACACGCCACCTGCTGCAAACACAGCTAGAAGAATAAGACGCACAATAAAACCACCTGCTGTAATTGACAACAGTACCAGCGTATTGGATTTCATGCCTTTGATAGCTCCTGCTATCCACAGTAATGTAAGAATAAGGCTAAGCAAGCACCCTATTGCAAATCCCTTGCCTGGTGCCACTCCTCCAAAATAATATACAATCGATGAAAGAATAATGCAAAAGATAGTATAAATAAGTATGCTGAGGTATGCTATTTTTACGTTACTCATAGATTGACCTATCCTGTATTAAGCACTATATACAAATTTATAATGTATAATTTTTAGCCGTGACAGGTCAACTAATATTTTTTATGGGCACCTCTAAAAACCACTTTCTTCAGAAATTATTTATATAATAGAAAGTGGTTTTAACCTATAAATTGTGCCCACAAGGGAACATCTGAAAAACATTTTTTTAAGTTCCCTTATTTTAAAAACAGGGGGTGTCCCAAAACAAACAGTGGGACTCGCAATGACGCAGGTACAAAGTCATTGCGAGCGTAGCGAAGCAATCTCAATGCCGCAGAAGACAAGATTGCTTCGTCACTTCGTTCCTCGCAATGACAAGAGGGCAAAAGTCATTGCAAAGAGATGTCTTTTGGGACACTCTCTGTATTGTATTATTACCCTAATTTTGCCAGTAGTGCTTCACTTACTTCTTTTACACCCGGAGTACCGTCAACTTCTATTATTTTAGGTTTACCACCATTTTGCTTTGAAATATCTTTGAAGTATTGAACAGCAGCTAACGTTCCTGTTTTTGTATCATAGTAAATATCATGACGCTTATTTATAGCTGCTTCATCCTGGTCATCAGCACGTGTTGAAAGCTTGCCACCACATACACGGCAAACAAAACCGCCATCTTTTTCTGCTGGCTTGATAGCTTCTATGTATATGTTGTTTGGATGGTTGTTGTCTTTTTCGCACAATCTTCTGCCCATAATGCGTTTTTTTGCACTATCCCTGTCTAGAACTATCTCTATAACATAGTCAAGTGCCATCCCTGCTTCTTTCAATGCTTTATCAAGGGCTTTTGCCTGCTCAACATTACGTGGGAATCCATCTAAAAGCCAGCCTTTTTTGCAGTCAGCTTCCTGTAACCGGTTTAGTATCATTGGGATAGTGATTTCATCAGGAACCAGGTCGCCACGGTCAATATACGCTTTAGCTTTAACACCAAGCTCGGTGCCTTTCTTAATGTTTTCCCTGAAAATAACGCCTGATTCAATGTGCGGAAGATTAAATTTTTTCTGTACAACCGCACCCTGCGTCCCTTTACCGCTGCCGTTTGGGCCAAATATTAATATATTCATGGTACCACCTCTTGGATTAGTATGTGTATAGCTGAAACATTCAGCATAAAAATCATTTCATAGCAACAGTAAAAAACTGTATATAATTGTAAAGTAAGTTTTTATATGGGCGATAGTTCAATAGGTAGCTTTAAGCTATGGAATTTGTGTTACGCTATGTGTTGGAATACTTCAAGGGGTGGTCTCCAATTATTTACCGATAACTATCGCATACCAAATTATTTTGTAATGAATTTTTTATTGAAAATTATTTGTACTACCTATACCATCATCGCACCAACCGAGGTTGCCTTATGGAAATAATCTCGTTTACTGTGGGACGATTGCCACAAACATATTTTGCTAAAGGAGTTATCGCTACATTACCAAAACATGCCAGGCAGTTTGGTAGGCATATATTGCTTGTTACTGGCAGTCAGTCGTTAGAAAAATCAGGTAAACTCAATGATATTGTAATGATGTTAGGCAATGAAGGAATACATATAGAACGAGTGGCTGTTAGCGGCGAGCCATCACCAGAGCTTGTTGATGATGTGGTGAAGAGATTTGCAGGAAAGGGCATTGATGTGGTGGTGTCAATAGGTGGGGGAAGTGTCATTGATGCGGGGAAGGCAATTTCAGCAATGATTCCCGTTGGCAATGGCGTAACTGATTATTTAGAAGTCATTGGCACAAAACAGCATAGTGGCGTAAAGGTTCCTTTCATTGCTGTGCCCACCACTGCAGGTACAGGAAGTGAAGCAACCAAAAATGCTGTGCTCAGTAAAACTGGCAAAAACGGATTTAAGCGCTCATTGAGGCATGACAATTTTGTGCCCACTGTTGCTATCATTGATCCAGAGCTTATGGTTGGGTGTCCTGGTAACGTCACTGCAGCAAGCGGACTTGATGCGCTTACGCAATTGATCGAGTCGTATGTGTCAACACAGGCAAATCCCTTTACCGATGCGCTGGCTGCAAGCGGTATTGCAAAAATTGGGCAAAGTTTATTACCGTTGTGCGTGCACAATGAAGATACGGTGTTCCACCGTGCTAATATGGCTTATGGTGCATATATATCGGGTATAACGCTTGCGCATGCAGGGCTTGGTGTGGTGCATGGGTTGGCTTCACCACTTGGGGCATTGCTTTCCATCCCTCATGGTGTTGCTTGCGGAACACTGCTTGCAGTGTGCACAAAAGCTACAATCAAAAAATTACTAGCCCTGGGCGATAGTTACTATATAAAAAAATATGCTGCTGTAAGTGAGCTTTTAACCGGCTACAAAAGCCCCAGTGATTTTGAAGCGTGCAATACGCTTATTGCCACGTTAGAAGAGTGGGTTGATAGGGTGCATATGCCCCGCCTGTCAGAATACGGTGTGCGAGAAGATGATTTTGCTTCAATAATTAAGGATGGTGGGAATAAAAATAATCCAGCACTACTTGATGAACAGGAGATAATGCTCATATTACAGGAACGGTTATAATGTTTTTTATTTAGATAGAAAGTAATTGTTCAATTTTATTCCACCTTGAAAACAACATATTTATTATGTTCTAATTTATAAATATTTTATTCAAAATATACATCAAGTGTTGTGAGAATTTCCTCTATTTTATCACATGCCAATATTTCTTGCCTCAGTTTGCTTGCACCATGAAATCCTTTCAAGTAATGTACAATGTGCTTGCGCATAAGTATAACACCATACGACCCATAGTGTTCCATCATGAGTTTGTAGTGTAATGCAATTATTTCCCGCTTCTGTTCCCACGATGCACTTTTGCCGCAAAAAATCCACGGATTACCTAATGCAGCGCGTCCAATCATCACTGCGCTACATCCACTGGACTGTAATTTAGTTATAGCATCGTCATAGCTTGCAATATCGCCATTTCCCACAATGGGAACATTTGCGCTATGAGCAATTTCTGCAATTGCTTCCCAGTCCGCTTTACCACTGTAGTACTGATCACGCGTTCTTCCGTGCACTGTAATGAAACGAACTCCAGCTTCCTCAAGGGCCTGGACAACTTCACTGTAATTTTTTGTGCCCTGCGTAAAGCCAAGCCGTATCTTTGCTGAAACTGGCATAGGTACGCTGGACACTACTGCACACGCTATTTTGTACAGCAAATCGACGTTTTTCAACAAACCAGCACCTTTGCCGTTGTTACAAACTTTAGGAGCGCAGCAACCACAGTTAATGTCAATACAATCAGGTCTGAGCGATAGTAACCGGCAAGCGGCTTCCTGCATAATAGCTGGGTCATTGCCAAAAATTTGAATCCCTATTGGCCTTTCGTGTGGAGTAAATGTAAGAAGATCAAGCGTCTTTTTATTTTGACGCACGATACCGTCGGCGCTGATAAGCTCGGTGAATACCATACCAGCACCAAAAGATCGCGCAATGCGCCTGAATGGTGAATCGGTATAGCCTGCCATTGGTGCAAGCAGAATAGGATTGTGTACTGATATGGGGAATTGCATAGGCATTATTACACAATAGCGCAATGATGATGTATAGTACAATAATTATCGCTAAAATGTTTTTTATTTTCACTCTTTGTTTAAAAAAATCAGTCAAGTAGAATATTTTATACTTGCTTTTTGTTACAGTTGTTATAAAAACCATTGAACAAAAGTTAAAACAATTTTTTAAGAGAATTTTTTAAATATGTCTTTACCAAAACTTTCTGAACAGGAAGCTTTACAACCGTATGCCAGCTATTATTACAGGCCACTATCGCCAATACCACCTGAAATAATCCAGAAATTAGAAAAAGGTCCATTAGATAGTAACCATGCGCTTCGTTTTGAAGATATCAATAGGTTATTAGAACCTGGCTATTTAAATGATGAAATTGGATATTGTATCATGCCCGATGGCAGTGGGTTTGCTTCCATGCTTACTATCATGCCAGGGGTAACAGGTACAATGCTTGACTGGTGGTTTGTATGGCACCCACAAGAGCCGTTGCGATATAAAATCTGGTATCCTGGTGCACATATCAGTAACAGCGTGAATAATAGTAAAAGATTAAATGACAAAAGTTTGCCGCTTCATGAGCGAAATTTCCATATAACACATTATCCTGTTGAGAACATTGGGAAAGGGGTTGAGAAACTATCTATTACGTTTGTTCCACCTGAAGAATTTGGGTTTGATGTTAGTCGTTTTTCAGCATCGAGCATTGAAACGGTAATATGTGGTGTGGTTGGGTATCCGGGATTGAACGTGCAGCATACATATATCGTGCATTGTGCCCGCAAAATTAATAGTGGCATTGAACTAAGGAGTAGATTCTGGTTAGGGTATCACATACGGTTTAATACACTATCACCAAAATCAATTATAAATAGAATTGCAAATACATCAATTGTTAAGAAATGTATCATAAGCCAAAAAATTGCAAAGAATATGGCTTACCATTGCGCACAGGAATATCATAATCTGGCGCATCTGTTGCCAGAGCTTTATACAAAATATGGAAAACCTGAGTAGTAACTCTTTTGTTGTCGTTAGGACAAAAAAAGTATATAGTGTAAAGATGTAGTGGACGTTTTTTAGGTGTAAAAAAGGCAAAAGCGGGCAAATAAGAACAAAAATAATACTTCTATGAAAATATATAAAGATGGGAATCATTGCATAAGGTTTTACAGGAAGAACTCAATGGTGCACTTCAAAATTGAAATTGCACTATATTTTTATATAAAAGACTTATTTTGTACTTGATAAATATATATTCTAAAATCTACAATAGCCAAAATCAGAAATAATACTATAGGGGGTTTGGTGCAATGAAGAAATATACAGTACTCTGCTGCATTATCGTACTATGTGCAATGCCATTGTTTGCACAGGATTTTACCATAATACAGACAACTGACCTGCATTCACATTTTTTAGGATTTTCGCCAAACATTGATTATACACCAGATACCATAAACGATGACACTACCGTTGGTGGCTTTGCACGTATTGCTACTGTCATCAATGATATTAAGAAAAGCAGGAGAAATCCTGTATTGTTGCTTGATTCTGGCGATTTTTTGATGGGATCAGTATTTCATCTTTTGTGCCGTGAGGAAGCCTTTGAACTGCGCCTTATGAAAAAAATGGGCTATGATGTCATTACATTGGGTAATCATGAATTTGACCTGTATCCCGATGGCCTGGCACGCATTATACGAGCAGCACAAAAGTACAATGCATTGCCTGCAATTGTTGCAAGTAATATTGTATTCAGTGCCGATAGCAAGGATGATGATAGCTTAGAAAAAGTCTTTGAAGATGAACTGGTCAAACCATACACAGTGATTATCAAAGGAAAGTTAAAGATTGGCTTTTTTGGGCTCATTGGAAAAGATGCTGCTGAAGTTGCACCGTTTGCTGATCCTGTAACCTTTGCCGATCAGGTACAAACAGCAAAACAGATGGTAGATATATTGCGAAACAAAGAAAAAGTAGATGTAGTGATATGCATTTCCCACAGTGGTATACGAAAGTATAAAGATAAAGATGAAATTGACTTAAAACGTTCTGAGGATGTACAGCTGGCTAAAGAAGTCAAAGGAATAGATGTTATTATCAGTGGGCACACTCATGTGAAAGTAAAACAGCCAATTATTATAGGCAAAACAATCATTACACAATCGTATGAGTATGGCAAACAGGTGGCTGTTCTTGACTTAAGTTTTTCAAAAGATGGTGTTGTATTAAAAGACTATACATATATAGACATCAACGATTCCATAAAAGGGGATCCAGCAATAACTGTTCTCATCAATCAGTTTATGCAAAGGATCAATCAACAGGTACTATCGCCGCTAAAACTTAAATGCGATAGTGTGCTTGCCAAAACAAAATTTGATTTAGTCATCAAAGAGGAAGAATCTAACTTAGGCAATCTTATTGCTGATTCAATACGCTGGTATGTTAACAGCGTTGATTCAGATCCAAACGATCCCGACAGCAAGGTAGCAATAGGTGTTATATCAAACGGTGTCATTAGGGATAACATTGTAGTGGGTAAAACAGGCAAGGTGGTGCTGTCTGATGCATTTGCTACAATTCCACTTGGCATTGGCATGGATGAAAAAAAGTCAATGGGATATCCTCTGATAACCTGCTACGTGTATGCTTCGGAAATTAAAAAGGCACTTGAGATTTTGACAAGCATATATCCCCTCAAGGGAAGCGATTATTTTATCCAAGTATCGGGGGTTAAATTTACCTATAATCCCAACCGTATGCTTTTTGACCGAGTAACGGAAATCTGGATTGGCGATGAGCAAAACGGTTATGTGCTCCTTGATTATTCGGATAATAATAAAAAGTTATATCGCATTGCTGCTGATATTTACAATGCTACGTTTTTAAAAATCATTGGCAACTTCACCTGGCACATTCTGGACATTGTACCAAAATGGCGTGATGGGAAACCAATAGAAAAGCTTACCCAGGCACGTGTTGATGCTGACAAACGAAAACCGGGTATACAGGAATTGAAAGAATGGCAGGGTGTTATTGAATATATCCGTAGCTTTAAAGATGAAGATGGCGATGGCACTCCTGGTGTACCTGCACTGTATAAAGACAAACTGGGAAGAATAGTGATTGAGGAAAGCTTAAATCCATATAGCTTGCTCAAGCGTGGTACAAAGGTTACCTGGATTGGATTTTTAATCTTTATTATCGTTGTGGCGATAGTAGCTGTGGTAGTGGTTGTTGTTGTAAGAAGGATGAGAAAGTAGGAGTTTAAGATGGTAACAATATTACATAAGGGTAATAAGAAATGTCTGAGTCAATGCTATCAAAAAGACGGAGGGAATTAAAAAAACGACATTATGAAGAAGCTTTGAGTAAAACAAATGAAGCAGTGATATTGCTTACCAACCTTGGTGCAAAATCTATATATATTTTTGGTTCATTGCTAACGCCTGAACGTTTTGATGAAATGTCGGATGTTGATATATATGTAGAAGGGTTACCTGCTGAAAAGAGGAAAGGTTTATTTACCCGGTTAGAAGAAATTTTTGGTCAGGTTTCTTTTGATGTACTTTTTGATGATGATGCCATACGCCAGGATATTTTGGAGAAAATCAAAAAAGAAGGTAAACAATGGAAGTTCTCATAGCTGATATACAGTCTGATCTGGCATATTTACAGAAAGAAAAGAACAGTATACAAAGGAAATTGAAACGGCTGGATACTGAAAAAGACTTTGAAAATATAGATTCTCATATTAAGGCTATTGCTGGTTCACTGCATTCTATTTATACTGGTTGTGAAAATATCCTTGAAAGGATAGTTCGTGCGGTTGATGGAGATATACCACTGGGTAAGGATTACCATAGCTTGCTTTTGCGAAGAGCAATAACCGCAATAGATTCTGTACGCCCACCCATTATAACTTTAGAAATGTACACAAAATTAGATGAATTACGAGCATATCGCCATAAATTCCGGAATGTATATCTTTACTGTATAACTCCTGCACGAATAATTGAGCTTGCAAATGAAGGTATTGTGATTACTGATAAATTTGTTGAAGAGATTAATGTATTTTGTGATTTTTTAAAAAAATAAAATAACCTGCTAAAAAAAATCAAAAAAATTTTAAATTTTTTCCTCTTTATGCGTTGTATATAGAAAACATGCAAGGAGGAATACTCATGCTTTCACAAGCTTTATCACTTGTAATTCATGGCATTGAAGCGCATTTGATTGATGTGGAGGTGGACATTGTTAAGGGGCTTCCAAACTTTACCATTGTTGGCTTGCCTGATTCCATCATCCGCGAGTCGAAAGACCGCATCCGCTCGGCAATTGAAAATAGTGGTTTTGAATTCCCACCAAAAAATTTTATTGTTAACTTAGCCCCTGCTGGCTATCGCAAGGAAGGTGCTAACTTAGATTTACCCATTGCAGTTTCAATACTCATAGCAACAGGGCAGGTGGACAGTGCCCGTGTTGACATACCCATGGTTGGCGAGCTGTCACTGGATGGAAGGGTGCGTCCCATCAAAGGAATAACATCAATGGCAATAGCATTGTATAGGGCTGGCATCCATGAGTTCATTGTACCGTATGAAAACCGCAATGAAGCAACAGCTATTGAAAGAATAAAAGTATATCCTGTTAAAGATATAGTACAGGCGGTGGAAGCCTGCTGCGGTAGAATGCAGGCCTATACGCATCATGATAGTGGCGATAGTTCCGGAAACGGATACCTTGATATGGCAAGCGTTATGGGTCAGGAATCAGCCAAACGCGCACTGGAGATAGCAGCTGCAGGCAGGCACAATATCCTGATGTATGGGCCTCCTGGCTCAGGGAAGACCATGCTTGCAAAATGCGTACCCGGAATTTTGCCGCCGCTTACCAAAGAACAGGCAATCATGACCACCATGATTCATTCGGTTGGTGGGACGCTTGGACACGGGCAGGGACTTTTGTACACCCCACCATTCAGAGCTCCCCACCATACCAGCTCAGATGCAGCGCTTGTTGGCGGCGGCAAAATTCCCACTGTGGGTGAGGTGTCGCTGGCACATAATGGGGTGCTGTTTTTGGATGAATTTGTGGAATTTCGCAATGATGTAATACAGGCGTTGCGCCAACCGCTTGAGGATTGCCATATTACCATATCACGAGCGCTTGGTACCATGACATTCCCTGCTGATTTTATGCTGGTTGCTTCAAGCAATCCTTGCCAGTGTGGCTATTTGTTTGATCCTGAAATTCCCTGCAAGTGTTCACCCAGCAAAATACGCAACTACTTTAGTAAAATTGCAGGTCCAATACTGGACCGAATAGATATTGAAGTGTTGGTGGGACGAGTGCCCTATAAAGATTTGTTGGGCAAAGGCAATGCCGAAAGTTCACAAGTGGTGCGAAATCGTGTTATAAAAGCGCGTGAGATACAGGCCCTGCGGTTTAAAGGCAGAACAACCACCTGCAATGGGCGCATGACCAGTGATGAGGTAAAAGAGTTTTGTGTAATTAACGCTGAATGTGAGTCAATATTAGAGCTTGCAATAAAGCGCATGAATCTTTCAGCACGAAGTTTTTTCCGTATATTAAAAGTTAGCCGCACCATTGC from Spirochaetota bacterium includes the following:
- a CDS encoding phloretin hydrolase translates to MSLPKLSEQEALQPYASYYYRPLSPIPPEIIQKLEKGPLDSNHALRFEDINRLLEPGYLNDEIGYCIMPDGSGFASMLTIMPGVTGTMLDWWFVWHPQEPLRYKIWYPGAHISNSVNNSKRLNDKSLPLHERNFHITHYPVENIGKGVEKLSITFVPPEEFGFDVSRFSASSIETVICGVVGYPGLNVQHTYIVHCARKINSGIELRSRFWLGYHIRFNTLSPKSIINRIANTSIVKKCIISQKIAKNMAYHCAQEYHNLAHLLPELYTKYGKPE
- the dusB gene encoding tRNA dihydrouridine synthase DusB, with product MPMQFPISVHNPILLAPMAGYTDSPFRRIARSFGAGMVFTELISADGIVRQNKKTLDLLTFTPHERPIGIQIFGNDPAIMQEAACRLLSLRPDCIDINCGCCAPKVCNNGKGAGLLKNVDLLYKIACAVVSSVPMPVSAKIRLGFTQGTKNYSEVVQALEEAGVRFITVHGRTRDQYYSGKADWEAIAEIAHSANVPIVGNGDIASYDDAITKLQSSGCSAVMIGRAALGNPWIFCGKSASWEQKREIIALHYKLMMEHYGSYGVILMRKHIVHYLKGFHGASKLRQEILACDKIEEILTTLDVYFE
- a CDS encoding PAS domain S-box protein → MDTKTLQQLSQEELIKLVQQLQLKIDLLQKGVQEEPVDFKRLVEAADDIIFVLDSEGNMIYRNRAMEDLFPVSRKDAIGMHFSLYLPAIELDRATTVFNQILFEGKSIHNEKMKTFDKDGNPVYLMANLAPIKDDEGNITGLFGILRNITEMHLMEKKLKESSRRLEEKIKEQLRQAEELKRLSTLNDEIINNSPIGIFTIDPTGIILTENPALRRIIGYGPDETRVGMNLTEMPGFSVDLKKYLEEIATQKKPVYIKNLTYQPSNQDRELTLNVRANPILDFDKKVKSILIMIEDATEQAQIQKRMQRAEKLSAMGLLAAGVAYELKVPINLLTIDLNFIENNIPETSPVHDYVKSMKDELSRIGQITEQLLNLGKPGDDDVETFEVHKLITSHPIQITLNRLQKSGFIINTAYPKESPKIKGRKNQLIQALLHIISNAEEAMPNKGEIRINVGSVLKNGEKFASITIEDTGIGIPPENLSKIFQPFFTTKGPKSTGLGLMVTYTIINNHGGAIGVKSAPGEGTSFKILLPAID
- a CDS encoding adenylate kinase — protein: MNILIFGPNGSGKGTQGAVVQKKFNLPHIESGVIFRENIKKGTELGVKAKAYIDRGDLVPDEITIPMILNRLQEADCKKGWLLDGFPRNVEQAKALDKALKEAGMALDYVIEIVLDRDSAKKRIMGRRLCEKDNNHPNNIYIEAIKPAEKDGGFVCRVCGGKLSTRADDQDEAAINKRHDIYYDTKTGTLAAVQYFKDISKQNGGKPKIIEVDGTPGVKEVSEALLAKLG
- a CDS encoding iron-containing alcohol dehydrogenase; the encoded protein is MEIISFTVGRLPQTYFAKGVIATLPKHARQFGRHILLVTGSQSLEKSGKLNDIVMMLGNEGIHIERVAVSGEPSPELVDDVVKRFAGKGIDVVVSIGGGSVIDAGKAISAMIPVGNGVTDYLEVIGTKQHSGVKVPFIAVPTTAGTGSEATKNAVLSKTGKNGFKRSLRHDNFVPTVAIIDPELMVGCPGNVTAASGLDALTQLIESYVSTQANPFTDALAASGIAKIGQSLLPLCVHNEDTVFHRANMAYGAYISGITLAHAGLGVVHGLASPLGALLSIPHGVACGTLLAVCTKATIKKLLALGDSYYIKKYAAVSELLTGYKSPSDFEACNTLIATLEEWVDRVHMPRLSEYGVREDDFASIIKDGGNKNNPALLDEQEIMLILQERL
- a CDS encoding AAA family ATPase, producing MKSQNPAQRNYLNDAESLLDQEGYIIIAPDEEKKDLQPEEKQTVKTEHVTTQQMEKLPGKKPEILPKAIEAEATDIPSTIQYLKWHMERIAKNVIGREEIIKQAMYAILTREHMLLLSRTGMAKSYLANYIFNTFDNVRVFASQASKEQTPDNYFGPYNIEEFKKGRIRHNIHGSIIEANLVFLDEFFDASDVVLRSLLSVLNERKFINGPEQIDVAIHTAIATANYMRMNEVTEAILDRFTYKSIIPEDDNVYQQLLIDHTYAFSRGKAIEPDKKIPFNQIIYLSDIVRNKNKEVKIEIPDFIYFMKNVITNKFVSDMRKSDYKFFISPRKQAKLQDFLRANALLNNRFEVTMDDLKDMYLALCTLNSFISVKAKDKSEKDVFLDAYQQTMVHFNATGAIQQIEFLLNLRRIFQEIMENPEKKERLLASSSGILRGLKNLLKKLFPSRASDDEITLETLKRSLTELQPAVEEVRELKEGITKDYFAIL
- a CDS encoding YifB family Mg chelatase-like AAA ATPase, which encodes MLSQALSLVIHGIEAHLIDVEVDIVKGLPNFTIVGLPDSIIRESKDRIRSAIENSGFEFPPKNFIVNLAPAGYRKEGANLDLPIAVSILIATGQVDSARVDIPMVGELSLDGRVRPIKGITSMAIALYRAGIHEFIVPYENRNEATAIERIKVYPVKDIVQAVEACCGRMQAYTHHDSGDSSGNGYLDMASVMGQESAKRALEIAAAGRHNILMYGPPGSGKTMLAKCVPGILPPLTKEQAIMTTMIHSVGGTLGHGQGLLYTPPFRAPHHTSSDAALVGGGKIPTVGEVSLAHNGVLFLDEFVEFRNDVIQALRQPLEDCHITISRALGTMTFPADFMLVASSNPCQCGYLFDPEIPCKCSPSKIRNYFSKIAGPILDRIDIEVLVGRVPYKDLLGKGNAESSQVVRNRVIKAREIQALRFKGRTTTCNGRMTSDEVKEFCVINAECESILELAIKRMNLSARSFFRILKVSRTIADLDNSESIEKRHILEALSYKNLQRYYDI
- a CDS encoding bifunctional UDP-sugar hydrolase/5'-nucleotidase — protein: MKKYTVLCCIIVLCAMPLFAQDFTIIQTTDLHSHFLGFSPNIDYTPDTINDDTTVGGFARIATVINDIKKSRRNPVLLLDSGDFLMGSVFHLLCREEAFELRLMKKMGYDVITLGNHEFDLYPDGLARIIRAAQKYNALPAIVASNIVFSADSKDDDSLEKVFEDELVKPYTVIIKGKLKIGFFGLIGKDAAEVAPFADPVTFADQVQTAKQMVDILRNKEKVDVVICISHSGIRKYKDKDEIDLKRSEDVQLAKEVKGIDVIISGHTHVKVKQPIIIGKTIITQSYEYGKQVAVLDLSFSKDGVVLKDYTYIDINDSIKGDPAITVLINQFMQRINQQVLSPLKLKCDSVLAKTKFDLVIKEEESNLGNLIADSIRWYVNSVDSDPNDPDSKVAIGVISNGVIRDNIVVGKTGKVVLSDAFATIPLGIGMDEKKSMGYPLITCYVYASEIKKALEILTSIYPLKGSDYFIQVSGVKFTYNPNRMLFDRVTEIWIGDEQNGYVLLDYSDNNKKLYRIAADIYNATFLKIIGNFTWHILDIVPKWRDGKPIEKLTQARVDADKRKPGIQELKEWQGVIEYIRSFKDEDGDGTPGVPALYKDKLGRIVIEESLNPYSLLKRGTKVTWIGFLIFIIVVAIVAVVVVVVVRRMRK